The following nucleotide sequence is from Puntigrus tetrazona isolate hp1 chromosome 12, ASM1883169v1, whole genome shotgun sequence.
agatagatagatggatagatattgATACGGATACCAGttatgcaaaaataactgtGGTATTTTGACTTATGGCTACCATGTTGACATTTTATATGAAGTGAGTGATTTAGATCCTGTCTTCTTGTTCCATGTTCCTTGTCTTCTCCACCTTTCTTCTCTTCAGATGGATGGCATGGCTTTAGCTCGAGGATAGGGTGATCAGAGGATTAGTACGGAAGGATGCCACACGCTGACAAAGTCTGGAACTCTAGGAACCGGCGGGCCCCTGTGACTGGTGACGTAGCCGATCGCTGGTTGTTTCGTAGAAGACAGAAAAGATGCCCTTTGACCTCTTTAAGTCActgcagtaaacacaaacaacacgCCTGACTATTTCACCTGTTACACTGAGGACCTTAAAGACGCTGAAATCCACCGAAACAATGAATATTCTGTCCGCTATAATCGTGTTCGAGAACCTCCATGAGGTCAAGAGGCTGTTCCACTGGGGTCCGATCATCGCTCTGACGGTCATCGGCGTGTGCTCCTCCATGGCCATACTGGACTCCATCATCTGGTACTGGCCACTGGACACCACAGGAGGCAGCATCAACTTCATCATGCTCATTAACTGGACCGTCCTCATTCTTTACAACTACTTTAATGCCATGTTTGTAGGCCCTGGTTACATTCCTCTGGAGTGGAAACCGGTAAGTGTGTTTCGGGCTGTTATAGAACAGAATATTACAGCTTTTCAAAGAAGagtcttatgctcaccaaagctgcattgaTTTGATAAAAACAGTTGTATTGggatattattaaacatttaaataactgttttccataaaaatattttaaatatgcatgttatAGCAAAGCCTTTACTCTGGGTTTTTAGTTTCACATgatccaaataaaataattctaatgtGCAAGAAACAGTTcctaatattatcaatattgaaaacagtcatgctgctttatatttctttgcaaaatgtaatgcatttcttgggatttaattcaaaagaacagcattcatttgaaatagaactattttgtaacattataaaagtctaTACCGTAacttaatcaatttaatgcatccgtgttgaataaaaatattcatttctttccaACAAAATCTTACTAACCCCAGACTTTTTAATAACACAGTACGCGAACAGTTTAAAGCATGTGTCTGTTGTATGAAATTGTCTGTTTTCTGAAGCCGTCTGCGTTCAGCATGTCTAATATGACTTGTGTTATTGTCTGTGTTTTCTAACAGGAGAATCAGCAAGATATAATGTACTTACAGTTCTGTAGATTGTGCCAAGGCTATAAAGCCCCAAGGTCACATCACTGTCGCAAATGTAACAGGTAGATTTGTCTCAAAACATCTTCTCCTATCCCGTTTTAATAAGTCATTTGTAGGTTAATTTTCCTAAAAATGCAATCTCATCCAGCCTAACATGTCAACATTGGATAAACCGGTGGTGTTAGTTCAGGGTGGGACTATTAGTTTGTCTACAATGTCAGATAGGTGGTATTTTGATGAATATAGACTTCAGCTTTAAAAGGATAGTCTATCTACAAAAAAGCGAATTTTGTTCCAAAattggtctttttttattttgtctttataatGAAAGTCTCGAAAATAGttacacagatttgaaacaacatgagtaaattaaactgtatatatttgaatgaaataCCTTTAagtattagtttattattaaaccACTATGTGCTTTAtatgtcaaaaatgtataaCGGATCTAAAAATGGTTTCGTCGCTCAGGTGTGTGATGAAGATGGATCATCACTGTCCCTGGATCAACAACTGCTGCGGTCACCTGAATCATGCGTACTTCACCAGCTTCCTCCTGCTTGCTCCAATGGGCTGCATACATGCCGCGCTAATATTTATCATGACCATGTACACTCAACTTTATGACCGGGTATATGTTTTTTCATAGCCTCGGATGTTAAATCTGTTAATCTGACAGCAAGCAACAGGCTAGGCTAAGCTTTTATTGAAATGTTCATACATTTCGTGACTAGTACTGCGTTTTCTCCGCTTTAGATCTCATTTGGTTGGAGCTCTGTGAAGATTGACATGAGCGCTGCTCGGCACGTCCACCATCCCATCATGCCTTTCAGCATCGCAGCATTTGCAGCCACTCTCTTTGCTCTGGGTCTGGCGCTGGGTACCACTATTGCTGTTGGgatgttgtttttcattcagGTAGGACAATAGTTTCTCTCGCTTCCTTATTTTCTTTCATAGCAAATGAAATGAGATGTGTTTAAGTCGCAGTTTGCCGTTTTCCACATGGCCCACAGTGAATTTTGAAATCTTTATGTTTTAGATGAAGGTGATTCTTCGAAACAAAACTTCGATAGAAGCGTGGATTGAGGAGAAAgtaagcttgttttcagtataCTTATCTTCTAAATGAGGTGACCTAATCCAATACTCTTTCCCTAAGCCAATACTCAGCAACACTCCCTCAGGAGTAGCCCTTTAAAGACTTCCCTGAACTATGAGCATGCATTGAATACATGCATTGAGGTGCTGAATGTCTTTTCAGTACTTTAAGTACAATAATCTAGACAGCTGGAGAGCAATATACACTACAGTCAAAAAGTTGGGGGTCTTTCagataaaaattttttttttaaagtctgttATTCTGTGTTCGtaagactgtatttatttgatcagaaatgcagtataaatacattaaaaccagcaatatattctaaaaatgtaaacattattattttgtattgttatgattaataatttttttaatttcttaatttattgtGGTAATCTGATGCTCATAAATCTTATCAGTTTTGGAAACCTTGTTgaaattatgattatgattctctgatgaattaaaaaggttaaaagaacaacatttatttgaaattattcgAAATCTTTTAACGTTTTAAAGTCTTTATTCTCACttatgatcaatttaatgcatgactactaaataaagttattagtaatatataataattaaaaaaaaaaacttactgactACAGACTTCTGTAATGTACTCATTCAGATTTTATTgatatgtaattttaaaatataactaaaatggAACGTAACTGAAATTATCCTGCAACGTaaagctgattttaaaaaaaatattcagtgtaATCTTTCAATCGTGATCTATTAAAACTCATAATGTGTCAAGCACTATATAaatctttcattcattcttttattcAGTCTTTCGTTCCTTCATACATTTATGGTAATAATAACGGCAAAACCCAGTTTTAAATGGTTTCAAATAGAGTTTAGCATATAGCTCAAAAATATTGCACAGTGCCTCTCCAAATGCTCTAGTACAGCATGAACATGTTTATTTGGTCTCCGTGGCTAGATGAGACCCAATGGAAGTAAATAACAAAAGACCATCTCTGATATCAGTAAGTCATGTGGGtttctttacattaaaacaagaaTCCCTATGTTCCCAGGCCAAAGACAGAATCCAGTACTACCAAACAGGTGAAGACTTCATCTTCCCCTATGATCTGGGCAGCAGGTGGGAGAACTTCAAGCAGGTGTTCACCTGGTCCAGCACCCCCTTAGGAGATGGAATCGAATGGCCAGTGCATGAGAAGTGTAACCAGTACACTCTGACCGTATGTACTCAACGTAACACATATTACTAATCATCCTTTAGCTATTAAATCACCGTTCTATACTTCTTTATTTAGATTGAGCAGCTGAAGCAAAAGCATGATAAACGCCAGAGGAGTGTGAGTATTGCCCGAATCACATTTaaacactagatggcagcatttACCAAAGGACTGATGTGGTGACCGTCTGCTTCACAGGTGGAGTACAGAGTGGTGGAGGACTACAATGGTGCGTGTTGCCCGTTGGGAAAGGGACTGAATACTTTCTTTAGGACACCTTGTACAGAGGAACCCAGAATTAAACTCACAAAGGGAGAGACCATCTTTGCTACAAGAGGAACAAAGTGAGCTGTTggtttatatgcatgcatacacacacacacacacacacacacacacacatatatatatatatatatatatatatatatatatatatatatatatatatatatatatatatatatattatttaaattgttgctGCTCTTAAGAATTTTATGTTCATCTGAAAATCCTGTATTGTggattttcacaataaaaataatgcattgtgGTGCAATGTATTTTCACCAAAATATTAATCGTTATATTAAACTGTTACATACTACTTAAAACAATATACAACAATAAATACTTCTTATgaataaaatcagcatattagaatgatttccaaaTGATTCTGTGATGTTGACAACTAGAGAAATTGATcgaattcagctttgccataaataaatgtgaaaaaattatattattttataataaatgaaaatagaatagttattttaaattgtgataatattttcacagttttactgtttacaCTAATTTcaagcataaaacataaaaaaaaataaccaaagcatatttaaaatagttcttGATGTCTTtggagggaatttttttttttttttattaacaaaattattatttgttaatattgtataacaaattattatttgtttttattaatcaacAGATGGTGGATGTATGGAGACAAAGTTTTGAACGAGGAACAGGCAAAAGGTaaagttttcaaaatattatatgatcaaattcacaaattaaatttgcatcgattttaaaatgatatctcTCCCTAAAGCTGGAGCTCGAATTAGAGGATGGTTTCCACGCAGATGTGTTGAGAAGTGTCACTATGACTCGGCAAATAATTCGACaagtgaagaaaagaaagaacaatGATACAGAATTATATATTTCACAGATGGCTTTGAACAGAGGACCTAATATTAGGGCCTGAACCCTGCTGAGATGCAAATTTCTTTCTGATTCTTTTGTAAAGCTGTTCAATGGCACCAGCGCTAAGTGTTGAGGAAAATTGATACTGACAGACACCCCAAAGTTATTCACTTGCGTAActtaataacatttcatttccaAAGAACAGCTGCCAGAGAAACTGGCAAACGAGGAATAAATAgaggttttattaaaacaggATCGGGGCATATGGCAGTATATTCTTTAAAGGGGGTTATTAAGATGTTTACTTGAAActtatttcttcttcttgcctttctctttctcgCTTGCTCTCTCGTTCGTTGATGCTCACACTGATTATGCAAAGCCTTTTTTTTCCAATTGTAACAAGGTCTTTGTCATGCAAATTGTCTGAATCGTTTATATAATggaaattactattttattttatttttgatggcttacttttttgtaaaactgATGTCAACCTCGCCGTTTTCAGAGACAAATAAACAACCGTGATCTGTATAgtaatttcatcattttatgTTCTTCGTATTTTTAATGAGAAGCAACCACAAAATTAGTTTCCACTCCACAAAACACCTGTGTGTAAATatagttgtttatttaattgacGTATTGACATTGACGTCTTAatgcttttttggttttttttcctgggaaaaaaataaattagcattcTTTTGGTATTCGTTACATTTTTAAGGATGTTCGTACATTCGTTTTATGTCAGCATATCCAGACAAATCATATACGTTGTCTCGAGTCTCTGGGCACAGATTAATACATGCAGTTAATTTGATACAGAGCTTATAAAATCTTTGAGCAAATatagaaaaacatcacaacacaaACAGCACTCATAAATACATCGCACAGCAGGATATCCTCAGCTTTTATTAATGCACTACATGTTGGCATATAGAGACTCAATCTGAACCTTAAAGAATTTGGTGAGATCTGCCCTTTTGGCTTTCAGTGTTGGAGTGAGGAGACCGTTTTCTATAGTGAACATGTCAGGATGCAGGTACAGGTCTTTTACCTTGAGAAGAGAACGTAGCTACTATATTAAACATTCAATTAAGTGAAGAAACCACACTATATCAAAACatgcatgataataataacagccTAACGATCATAATAATACTCACTTGTTCAAAAGACTTCAGGCCAGCTTCACGTCCCAGTTTGTTGAGGTCAGAGATGAttgctttctttatttcctACAAAATAATGAAGTCACACAAGTAAACCAGCAGATATAGAagactgggttttttttttgcatgtgcatttttttttttgcattttcgaTGGTAGAGAATGTAAATACACAGCATACCTGATTTTTACAAACCTCCTCTAATGAACCTTTTACTCCCAGTTTTTCAGCAAATCCTGGCAATACTTCAGGATCTGGCACCACAATGGCCACCAAAGATGACTAGACACAATCGATTGAAACGTTAGTCTACAAAATCACCTCagaaatataaaagcattttttttttaacttcaccTGTAAACTGTCACCATGCACAAACACTTGAGCGACTGGAGCGCTCCGAATGTAAACGTTTTCGATCTTTTCTGGTGCGATGTATTCGCCCTGAGCcagtttgaaaatgtttttcttcctgTCGATAATCTTCAACACTCCGCTCTggacaattaaacacaaaataaacataagtaTCTTATGCTCATTAAGGCTGATAAAAATAGTGTAaaagattattataatttaaacagttttctatttttgtgtttattcatggcaatgcagaattttcagcatcatttcttcagtcttcagtgttaacATGAtctatcagaaatcattctaatatgctgatttagtgctcaacaaacattaatatcgcagataaaaacagacatggttaatatttttgtggaaactattaaattgaaacattataaaagtctttactgttacttttaaacaattaaatgaatctttgccaaattatattattcatttcttttaaaaattctcATGAACCCAAcccaagcttttgaatggtagGTTAGCTTATAGTAATATATTCTGAATAGCAGTTTACTTTATagaaatgtaaacaaagcatgtttcttattagcattgcattattaaaacacaaaaatattaaacctcTTCCTCAGTTTGGAGCTAAAGATCATGCATATATTGTATTCAGCTTCAGTTTTGTGTCATTTGCTGCCTGCTGATTTCACAATACAATAAGcctatacatttataaaaaaaaaaaaaaagagaaaccgAGGGATCTCACAGGCAGCCATTTGCCGATATCTCCAGTGTGCAGCCATCCGTCTTTGTCTAAAGCCTCTGCTGTCTTTTCTGGGTCATTGAGATATCCACGAAACACATTCTTCCCTTTGACACAAACCTTAAACGAAACACCAAAGCAATAGGATTCAATGACATTTCAGTACATGGTACATCATAAAATGATGTTCCATTACCTCTCCTTCGCCGTTGGATGCAAAGTAATTCATTTCCTCCACATCAACAAGTTTGACAATATTGCATGGAATAGGAACTCCAACATGTCCTGAAATCAACGGtatataaaataagtgtttcacaaaaaaaaaaaaaaaagattttcagttAAAGGAAGCCACCTGTATGCCAGTCTCCTGGTATGGTGAAAGAGCAGGCCGCAGTGCACTCTGTCTGGCCGTATGCCTCGAATATCTGGAAGCAGGCCAGTGGTAAAGAGGTCAGCACTGGGTCACTGTGACACCGGAtcaatacacatacatacatatacactcTGTTTGACACTGGACGTGTTCATTAAGTATGCAGGAAAAGCACTGCATCATATTAAGCCAAAACAGGAGCCATGAATTTCATAGATTTTTGGTCTTATTATACTCTTCCTTTCATACCTGGCAGCCGAGGCTTGCCCGGAGAAAAGTGAGCACCGTTGGAGAAATGGGAGCGGCCCCGGTCACCATCACCCTCACGCGGCCCCCCAGGGACTCCTGCGGAAGACAGTTCAAAACTTTCCAAAACCATTCCTCACGGGTGCACCACTCTTCCCCAGTGAATACACAAACCCTCACATCCGGTCCGTCGGGGATACCTGCACTTTGTGAAAGATTAGTTTGTCCCATATGCTGTCATTCCTGATAATGCCCTGCTTGACCTCTGCACATTTCTTCTCAATGGCAAAGTTCAGGAGCCATTTCTTAAACGGAGTCTGGGCCCCACTCTGGACCTGGAAGACAGCAGACAGTGAACAATGAGCATTGCTGCCATGTCTGTAAATGTACAAACAGTAAGTCCAAATAACGCCTTCATTTTTCCTGTTCGTTTACACAACAACAGTGTTTTGAGGactgaaaacttttttcttttctttttttttttacatttttgaatatgcCACCCAATATATCAATCTTTGAAAACACTGACATCATGCGCTTGCATAGCACTTCTTAGGTATGTAGACATGTGACAAGAAAACcgcaaacaaacatacaatacAACATAAATGAACTCTTTGGCAAGTAACTCATTTCGCCAGTTTGTGCTGTACAGTAGATGTGAATCAAACCTCTTTAATGTAAGTGTTTTGTCACTGTGACAAACGACAGgctacaaaacttttttttgcttggtttttAGTGACAATTTAACGACTCACTTGTGAAGAAAACTGCTAATTTCATCCTGATGAACTAACAGTTTGAATCAAtatgataaattaaattaattacacataCAATAGTATATGAGCAGTTTTATTAATCTGATAATAAGTCATTGTCGCCATCTACTGGTGTAATGTAAACTGCTAAAAGAGACAATCCTAATAGATTCCACATTATTCTGGACTAAAAACTGcttgtcaaatatatatatatatatatatatatatatattaaatcatgtCTAAAACCTTACCTTCAtcattacatacacacactatatagtGAATGAATAGAGGcccatctaaaaaaaaacagtgactgTACGTGTAGTTTCCTACCTTGTCGTAAACGCGATTCAGAAGACGTGGAACCACTGGAAATACAGTAGGCTGCAGGGTTTTCATGTCATCTGGTAGAAACCTGACATCACCTTGGAAGAACCCGACTCTTCCCCCTACACTGTACAGCACTGTCTGATACATATAAATAAGAACAAGCATGCATGACTTCAGTGTTCTTTTTCTCTACAAGAAATTCATCATGCGATTCACAAAAGTCACTAGTACGTGACGATGAAAATTTGAAAGACCTTCAGCAATGTTTCATCAAAGATGATGGTCAGCACCAGATATGAAAGAGCGGCCTACCTGTACAACTCTTTCAAACATGTGCGCCAGCGGCAGAAACGAGATGGACACATCAGATGGAACGGGCACAAAGACGCTCTGAAGAAACACGGGTTTGGCATCCAACATTAAAAATCTATGCTCCGATAGAGACTTTGCCTCGATGTAGCCATCACGCTCATATACAGTACCTCAAAAGTCTTTACCACGCCGGCTGCATCTGCAACTACATTTTCATGGGTCAGCATAGCTCCCTTTGGATCCCCTGAAGCAGAGAATACCTAATTAAAGCTCATACACATGTAACACACCACAATATTTACTAGAGCTGGAGCAGCATTGGTTTCACATATATAAATGTGGTCAGCTGTGTTTTAGCAATCTTTAAGCAGAATAGAGTAGATTAGATTACATTGCACTTACCTGTGGTTCCGCTGGTAAAGCAAATAATACTTAGGTCTTCTGGTTTTGGTGGCTGCCAAAAAAATCAAAGCGCAAGTcaaatatatgaatgaatactatttgctaaaaataatgaaattaataatcaaCCCATTACTCACAACAGGCCTGTGATGGTTGTTTTTTCCCAAGGCCTAAAagaacatgaatatttaaaaaaaaaaaaattctgttctgAAACGTTGAAAGATGTCGgagcttttaatattttgtattattcttgtattatttattactggTCAGATAGTGCTGTTAGTGTACCTCTACATCTTTCAGTGACAGGACGTCCACACCACACTTAGAGCCTCTGTCAATCAACGCAGAATCATAGGGGTCCATCAGAATGATGGTTTTCAAAACAGGTGTGAGTTTTTTCTCACAGTTATCCAGCAGCGTTTCTGCCTTATCCTGCTTATCACATATCACTGTGGATATTTTTGCTGTgaagatagataaataaataaataaatacttctgAAAGATCTGTCATCAGTAGTGGCAAAAAAGGCATCTATTATGTTACTaaaaatttcaaatatattctgttctttttcaCTTTCTATTCATTCAATAATCCTGAGAAATGtaatagcagttttttttaacattgattaaaataagaaacatttcgTAAGCATCAAATCAGTTCTGCAGGGTCATGTGACGCTAAACACCGGAGTAAtgactgatgaaaattcagctttgttatcacggaaattaattaaatgttaaaaggcattaatatgtaatcataatcatttttcattaaataaatgcaatcttgGTAAACATAAgtgactttcaaaaacattaaaaacatatatcaaatgcaccccaaacttttaaatgatataaatgtagCAATTATATAGCAATATCATATTTACGGATATTTTCAAGCAGATTTCCACAAAACTCCACCCACAACTTTTCTTAAACATATAGCCCCACCCTAAACTCATTTCACTGGCTGAGCCAGAAGTTGACGTTTTCACAAAACCAATGAAATAATAGATTACAGTAGCTGTCCCTGCATATTAAACTGTCGTAGGagacatatttttaacataaaagaatgacacacttcacctttaaatataatatcagtCATTAGTTCGAAAAATAGAAAGAGTTGTGTGATTATGCAAAGCCAAACAAAGCAGCTTGAACTCTGGAGGTAGAAGTAGCAAGGTTATTGAGGTcgctaaaataataaagtcatCATCTTCTGAAGGATTACAAGTCAGCATAGTTCAGCAGGTGTGATCACTAAAGCTGCTCCGACCAACACCTCTAATgaagcaagcaagcaagcagGCTTAAGTACCTCTATTAATGATGAACACAAGAGCCTCAGGTCCCAAGGTGTCGTAAAGAGGCACTGCCACCATGGAATAGGTATAGCAGGCCAGTTCTCCGATAATCCACTGGAAAGAGGGAAGAGAGGTTagtatatgtacagtacacTGGATCATCACTAGTGCGTTAGGATAAATTGAAATAGCTTTCTCTTATTGCATATaaatctgccaaaaaaaaatgtttagtgcaTAAATAGCACcaaatttgattatatttgtgcgtaaaacagaaataaaaatgaaaaagctttataatatattaaactagTTCTATCTCATTTAAAGGacgtttagatatttttagtcTGTAAATCACACTGATATATCAGTGTTGACTTCGATCGATGTTTAGATGTCACCTCTGGCCGGTTCTGAGCGAAAATGCCGATAAACGATTCTTGCGATGGCTTCTGGCCACGGTGGATAAGTCCAGACCCCAAGAATTCAGCTCTGTCGGAAACCTTGGACAATCAGAGGCAAGCATTGAAAcaaagcactgaaaaaaaaaagttcactttTGAGTTCAATATCATGTTTGTGGTTGGTACAAATACCTGTTTGTATTTAAGCCATTGATAAGGTTGCCCCTTTTTTCTGTGCCCCAAGCACGGTCCATTTCCTGCACAATAAGGACGGAATATCTCACAGACTACTCTCGTGCAACTGAGGTTAGATGTGTACTAACGgaactaaataactaaaataggACTTGACTTGATTTCAAAAGAAAGTCCATAGaaatgttgctaaaaatgtTGTACCTCATGACCTCTCACCTGAGACACGTAGTCCTCTTTGAAAAACCTCATATAGTGTTTTGGCATCCTCATATAAGCACGAGATTAGGTTTTCATCTTTCAAAAGTGCTGTTTTTCTAGCACCACCCTgtgaataaaaaattacaaaaattatcaTAACAATAAACCACTAAAAGACACTCGGAACTATAAAATCAGACACCtcatgatacacacacatacacatacagaacATACACtgcaattcaaaataatttttttggaagaaatattggtaattcagaaaggatgcatttaattaaatgacagtaaagtcTTTTACATTACCACaaaaaatatctattatttacaaaaagcttttgaaaaatgtacttttcacaaaaacattcagtAGCATAACCACTTTCGacgattaataataataattattgtggaatcaacatattagaatgatttttgaaggactATTTCACATTGAAGGCTAATGAAAACTCAgttataaattacttttaaaatgtgaaaactgttattttaaatttaaattatttaaaaataatttcaacgtatatgttgtttttaaatacattttatatacttaatataattttttattaaatatgtttgaaatTATGCATTCATGTGAGAACACCAGACATATCAGTAttcttaaaatgattattatatattattattattattattattattattattattattattattattattattattattattattattttatgttcaaCCAAATCTTTGTTAAAAACAATGCTAATTCTTTCGGTACTTTTACATGTGCAGATTTATTCACAAAACTAGACATTCCAACAAAACCACTCACAAGACGTTTCAAGATTACCAATTTGTAAGAAATGTACTAAATCACATTAAGTAGAGCTGACAAAAGATCCCACTCACCGCTACTCCCACGGTCTGTTGGTTGAGGTCTGTGGGGGGCTGCAGCGGTTTCGGCCTGGTGTTGAGATGAACCAGAGCTACAGCTGCGAGGCTGAACAGAAACACCAGTCCTGAAGTGGACAGCGGGGTAAACAGGAACTCAAACAAGAATTCCATAATGCACAGGAACTGCTgaagctgctgaaaaaaaatgaaacagcaTTGGAAAAAATCTAGAATAACTTTtgttattctattctatttggTTTGTTTCATTCATAACATTTGAatcagtatttatatttacttttgaaATTACAGGAAGTTCAAAGTCTTGTAATGCTGCACTGATTAGAAGgtatttatgaaaacaaatatctgTATGACCTTAGAGGGGAGAATCTGTTTTGAAGATTGAATATCACagcacttttttaaatgaatttttggAAGTGAAGTTCCTGTTAACATTTTCTAGTGTTA
It contains:
- the zdhhc6 gene encoding palmitoyltransferase ZDHHC6, which encodes MNILSAIIVFENLHEVKRLFHWGPIIALTVIGVCSSMAILDSIIWYWPLDTTGGSINFIMLINWTVLILYNYFNAMFVGPGYIPLEWKPENQQDIMYLQFCRLCQGYKAPRSHHCRKCNRCVMKMDHHCPWINNCCGHLNHAYFTSFLLLAPMGCIHAALIFIMTMYTQLYDRISFGWSSVKIDMSAARHVHHPIMPFSIAAFAATLFALGLALGTTIAVGMLFFIQMKVILRNKTSIEAWIEEKAKDRIQYYQTGEDFIFPYDLGSRWENFKQVFTWSSTPLGDGIEWPVHEKCNQYTLTIEQLKQKHDKRQRSVEYRVVEDYNGACCPLGKGLNTFFRTPCTEEPRIKLTKGETIFATRGTKWWMYGDKVLNEEQAKAGARIRGWFPRRCVEKCHYDSANNSTSEEKKEQ
- the acsl5 gene encoding long-chain-fatty-acid--CoA ligase 5, whose product is MEFLFEFLFTPLSTSGLVFLFSLAAVALVHLNTRPKPLQPPTDLNQQTVGVAGGARKTALLKDENLISCLYEDAKTLYEVFQRGLRVSGNGPCLGHRKKGQPYQWLKYKQVSDRAEFLGSGLIHRGQKPSQESFIGIFAQNRPEWIIGELACYTYSMVAVPLYDTLGPEALVFIINRAKISTVICDKQDKAETLLDNCEKKLTPVLKTIILMDPYDSALIDRGSKCGVDVLSLKDVEALGKNNHHRPVPPKPEDLSIICFTSGTTGDPKGAMLTHENVVADAAGVVKTFESVFVPVPSDVSISFLPLAHMFERVVQTVLYSVGGRVGFFQGDVRFLPDDMKTLQPTVFPVVPRLLNRVYDKVQSGAQTPFKKWLLNFAIEKKCAEVKQGIIRNDSIWDKLIFHKVQESLGGRVRVMVTGAAPISPTVLTFLRASLGCQIFEAYGQTECTAACSFTIPGDWHTGHVGVPIPCNIVKLVDVEEMNYFASNGEGEVCVKGKNVFRGYLNDPEKTAEALDKDGWLHTGDIGKWLPSGVLKIIDRKKNIFKLAQGEYIAPEKIENVYIRSAPVAQVFVHGDSLQSSLVAIVVPDPEVLPGFAEKLGVKGSLEEVCKNQEIKKAIISDLNKLGREAGLKSFEQVKDLYLHPDMFTIENGLLTPTLKAKRADLTKFFKVQIESLYANM